The following are encoded in a window of Streptomyces sp. Go-475 genomic DNA:
- a CDS encoding dodecin yields the protein MSNHTYRVTEIVGTSPEGVDQAIRNGIGRASQTLRNLDWFEVTQVRGQLENGEIAHWQVGLKVGFRLEESE from the coding sequence ATGTCGAACCACACCTACCGGGTCACGGAGATCGTCGGCACCTCGCCCGAGGGCGTCGACCAGGCCATCCGCAACGGCATCGGCCGGGCCTCGCAGACCCTGCGCAACCTGGACTGGTTCGAGGTGACGCAGGTGCGCGGCCAGCTCGAGAACGGGGAGATCGCGCACTGGCAGGTGGGCCTCAAGGTGGGCTTCCGGCTGGAGGAGTCCGAGTAG
- the egtD gene encoding L-histidine N(alpha)-methyltransferase produces MSPFHLTRTLPEDATEAALRADVHRGLTHTPKTLPPKWFYDAHGSELFERITELPEYYPTRAEREILVARSGEIAAATGARTLVELGSGSSEKTRHLLDALTGLRTYVPVDVSGSALTQAGQALAAERPGLDVHALIADFTAELTLPETPGPRLVAFLGGTIGNLLPAERAAFLASVRARLAPGDALLLGTDLVKDEEVLVRAYDDAAGVTAAFNKNVLTVINRELGADFEPGAFDHVALWDAEHEWIEMRLRSRTAQTVKVPALDLAVDFAAGEELRTEVSAKFRQEGVRAELSAAGLDLAHWWTDGAGRFALSLSVAR; encoded by the coding sequence GTGAGCCCGTTCCACCTCACCCGCACCCTGCCCGAGGACGCCACCGAAGCCGCCCTGCGCGCCGACGTCCACCGGGGCCTGACCCACACGCCCAAGACCCTGCCGCCGAAGTGGTTCTACGACGCGCACGGCAGCGAACTGTTCGAGCGGATCACCGAGTTGCCCGAGTACTACCCCACGCGCGCCGAGCGCGAGATCCTCGTCGCCCGCTCCGGCGAGATCGCCGCCGCCACCGGCGCGCGCACCCTGGTGGAGCTGGGTTCCGGCTCCTCCGAGAAGACGCGGCACCTCCTCGACGCCCTCACCGGTCTGCGCACCTACGTCCCCGTCGACGTCAGCGGGAGCGCCCTCACCCAGGCCGGGCAGGCGCTCGCCGCCGAGCGGCCGGGGCTCGACGTGCACGCGCTGATCGCCGACTTCACCGCGGAGCTGACCCTGCCGGAGACTCCGGGGCCCCGGCTGGTGGCGTTCCTCGGCGGCACGATCGGCAACCTGCTGCCCGCCGAGCGCGCCGCGTTCCTGGCCTCCGTGCGGGCCCGGCTCGCCCCGGGCGACGCGCTGCTGCTGGGCACCGACCTCGTCAAGGACGAGGAGGTGCTGGTCCGGGCCTACGACGACGCGGCCGGAGTGACGGCCGCGTTCAACAAGAACGTGCTGACCGTGATCAACCGTGAACTCGGCGCCGACTTCGAGCCCGGCGCGTTCGACCACGTGGCCCTGTGGGACGCCGAGCACGAGTGGATCGAGATGCGGCTGCGCTCCCGTACGGCGCAGACGGTGAAGGTGCCGGCGCTCGATCTGGCGGTCGACTTCGCGGCGGGAGAGGAACTGCGCACGGAGGTGTCGGCGAAGTTCCGGCAGGAGGGGGTGCGCGCCGAACTGTCCGCCGCGGGCCTGGACCTGGCCCACTGGTGGACGGACGGCGCGGGCCGGTTCGCGCTGTCGCTGAGCGTGGCGCGCTGA
- the egtC gene encoding ergothioneine biosynthesis protein EgtC, producing MCRHVAYVGPEEPLGRFLVEPPHGLYRQSWAPRRQRYGTVNADGFGVGWYAAGDPVPARYRRAGPIWADLSFADLARVVRSTALLAAVRDATLSGADAEAAAAPFAAGTWLFSHNGAVRGWPGSLAAVSRTLPHEDLLSLEARNDSALVWALVLARLRGGDEEGQALADTVLEVAAAAPGSRLNLLLTNGDTITATAWGDTLWYLTRPGGGTVVASEPYDDDPHWQEVPDRTLLAASRTDVLLTPLKDLPDATGKEPRT from the coding sequence ATGTGCCGTCATGTGGCGTACGTGGGGCCCGAGGAGCCGCTCGGCCGGTTCCTGGTGGAGCCCCCGCACGGCCTGTACCGGCAGTCGTGGGCACCCCGGCGGCAGCGGTACGGGACGGTCAACGCGGACGGTTTCGGCGTGGGCTGGTACGCGGCGGGCGACCCGGTGCCGGCCCGCTACCGGCGCGCCGGGCCCATCTGGGCGGACCTGTCGTTCGCCGATCTCGCCCGGGTCGTACGGAGCACCGCGCTGCTCGCCGCGGTGCGGGACGCGACCCTGTCGGGCGCGGACGCGGAGGCCGCGGCGGCCCCGTTCGCGGCGGGGACCTGGCTGTTCAGCCACAACGGCGCGGTCCGGGGCTGGCCCGGCTCGCTGGCCGCCGTGTCCCGGACGCTGCCGCACGAGGACCTGCTGTCGCTGGAGGCCCGCAACGACTCGGCGCTCGTCTGGGCGCTGGTGCTGGCCCGGCTGCGCGGGGGCGACGAGGAGGGCCAGGCGCTGGCGGACACGGTCCTGGAGGTCGCAGCGGCGGCTCCCGGTTCCCGCCTCAACCTCCTGCTCACCAACGGCGACACCATCACCGCGACCGCCTGGGGCGACACCCTCTGGTACCTCACCCGGCCCGGCGGCGGCACCGTCGTGGCCTCCGAGCCCTACGACGACGACCCGCACTGGCAGGAGGTCCCCGACCGCACCCTGCTCGCGGCGAGCCGCACGGACGTGCTGCTCACCCCGCTCAAGGACCTCCCGGACGCAACTGGCAAGGAGCCCCGTACGTGA
- the egtB gene encoding ergothioneine biosynthesis protein EgtB has translation MTQTEPAADTGTVDPEALRERAVASLVVARERTTLLTSCVEDPDLTAQHSPLMSPLVWDLAHIGNQEEQWLLRAVAGQEAIRPEIDSLYDAFEHPRAERPRLPLLSPAEARRYASDVRGRALDVLEKAAFHGTRLTEAGFAFGMIAQHEQQHDETMLITHQLRKGPQALTAPDPEPVPLFTGRSEVLVPGGPFTMGTSTEPWALDNERPAHRREVAPFFIDTTPVTNAAYQAFIEDGGYDNPRWWAPEGWAHIRRHGITAPLFWRRDGKQWLRRRFGVTEVVPPDEPVLHVSWYEADAYARWDGRRLPTEAEWEKAARYDPAADRSTRYPWGDADPGPEHANLGQRHLRPAPAGSYPAGESPLGVRQLIGDVWEWTASDFLPYPGFEAFPYKEYSEVFFGPEYKVLRGGSFAVDAVACRGTFRNWDYPIRRQIFSGFRTARSEGI, from the coding sequence ATGACCCAGACCGAGCCCGCCGCCGACACCGGGACCGTGGACCCCGAGGCGCTCCGGGAGCGGGCGGTCGCCTCGCTGGTCGTCGCCCGCGAGCGCACCACCCTGCTGACGAGCTGCGTGGAGGACCCCGACCTGACCGCGCAGCACTCGCCGCTGATGTCGCCGCTGGTGTGGGACCTCGCGCACATCGGCAACCAGGAGGAGCAGTGGCTGCTGCGGGCCGTCGCCGGGCAGGAGGCGATACGGCCCGAGATCGACAGCCTCTACGACGCCTTCGAGCACCCGCGGGCCGAGCGGCCGAGGCTGCCCCTGCTGTCGCCCGCCGAGGCCCGCCGCTACGCCTCCGACGTGCGCGGCCGGGCGCTGGACGTACTGGAGAAGGCCGCGTTCCACGGCACGCGGCTGACGGAGGCGGGGTTCGCCTTCGGCATGATCGCGCAGCACGAACAGCAGCACGACGAGACCATGCTGATCACCCATCAGCTCCGCAAGGGGCCGCAGGCCCTGACCGCCCCGGACCCGGAGCCGGTGCCGCTGTTCACGGGACGCTCCGAAGTCCTCGTCCCCGGCGGCCCGTTCACGATGGGCACCTCCACCGAGCCGTGGGCCCTGGACAACGAACGTCCCGCGCACCGGCGCGAGGTGGCCCCCTTCTTCATCGACACCACGCCGGTGACGAACGCCGCCTACCAGGCGTTCATCGAGGACGGCGGCTACGACAACCCGCGCTGGTGGGCCCCGGAGGGCTGGGCGCACATCCGCAGGCACGGCATCACCGCCCCGCTGTTCTGGCGGCGCGACGGGAAGCAGTGGCTCAGGCGCCGCTTCGGCGTCACCGAGGTCGTCCCGCCCGACGAGCCCGTCCTGCACGTGTCCTGGTACGAGGCCGACGCCTACGCCCGCTGGGACGGCCGCCGGCTGCCGACCGAGGCCGAGTGGGAGAAGGCCGCGCGGTACGACCCGGCCGCCGACCGCTCGACGCGCTACCCGTGGGGCGACGCCGACCCGGGCCCCGAGCACGCCAACCTGGGCCAGCGGCACCTGCGTCCGGCCCCCGCCGGGAGCTACCCGGCCGGTGAGTCGCCGCTCGGCGTACGGCAGCTGATCGGCGACGTGTGGGAGTGGACGGCGAGCGACTTCCTGCCGTACCCGGGGTTCGAGGCGTTCCCGTACAAGGAGTACTCGGAGGTGTTCTTCGGCCCCGAGTACAAGGTGCTGCGCGGCGGTTCCTTCGCCGTGGACGCCGTGGCCTGCCGGGGCACGTTCCGCAACTGGGACTACCCGATCCGGCGGCAGATCTTCTCCGGGTTCCGCACGGCCCGCTCGGAGGGCATCTGA
- the egtA gene encoding ergothioneine biosynthesis glutamate--cysteine ligase EgtA — protein sequence MPDSPTAAAGGCTQPHAALSEADVEALVRGICFKTGPPRRLGVEVEWLVHELRAPQLPVTPERLEAAYAALRTLPLRSALTVEPGGQLELSSPPAASLTELVRTVSADLDAVRAVLREDALTLVGIGHDPWHEPRRFLREPRYDAMEACLDRTGPAGRAMMCTSASVQVCLDAGHEEPGPLGHVRRWWLAHHLGPVLVAAFANSPLAGHRPTGWLSTRQLLWTRIGAGRAGGPPLDAEPRAAWAGHVLDSPVMCVRRDGAPWDVPEGLTFREWIRTGVPRPPTREDLDYHVTTLFPPVRPRGHLELRMIDAQPGDDGWIVPLAVTAALFDDPEAAETAYRAVKPLAERTLGMPAPHNPLWLDAARRGLADAELREVAVTCFTTALDALPRLGAAPEVTDAVTAYLDRYVVLGRCPADDLLDRQRGTDGRAHGKDFRP from the coding sequence ATGCCCGATTCGCCCACAGCAGCGGCGGGAGGCTGTACCCAGCCACACGCCGCCCTGTCCGAAGCAGACGTCGAGGCCCTCGTCCGCGGCATCTGCTTCAAGACCGGCCCGCCGCGCCGCCTCGGGGTCGAGGTGGAATGGCTCGTCCACGAGCTGCGCGCACCGCAGCTCCCCGTCACACCCGAACGACTCGAAGCGGCCTACGCCGCACTGCGGACCCTGCCCCTGAGGTCGGCGCTCACCGTGGAGCCCGGCGGCCAGCTGGAGCTGAGCTCGCCCCCCGCCGCCTCGCTGACGGAGCTCGTCCGCACCGTCTCCGCCGACCTCGACGCCGTCCGCGCGGTGCTCCGCGAGGACGCCCTCACCCTCGTCGGCATCGGCCACGACCCCTGGCACGAACCCCGTCGGTTCCTGCGCGAACCGCGCTACGACGCCATGGAGGCGTGCCTGGACCGCACGGGTCCCGCGGGCCGGGCCATGATGTGCACCTCCGCCTCCGTGCAGGTCTGCCTGGACGCCGGCCACGAGGAGCCCGGGCCCCTCGGCCACGTACGGCGCTGGTGGCTGGCCCACCATCTGGGTCCGGTCCTGGTGGCCGCGTTCGCCAACTCCCCGCTCGCCGGCCACCGGCCGACCGGCTGGCTGTCCACCCGGCAGCTGCTGTGGACGCGGATCGGCGCCGGCCGGGCGGGCGGACCGCCGCTGGACGCCGAGCCACGCGCCGCCTGGGCCGGGCACGTGCTGGACTCCCCCGTGATGTGCGTACGGCGGGACGGCGCGCCCTGGGACGTCCCGGAGGGGCTGACCTTCCGGGAGTGGATCCGTACGGGCGTGCCGCGACCGCCCACGCGGGAGGACCTCGACTACCACGTCACGACGCTGTTCCCGCCGGTCAGACCGCGCGGCCACCTCGAACTGCGCATGATCGACGCGCAGCCGGGGGACGACGGCTGGATCGTGCCGCTGGCCGTGACGGCCGCGCTGTTCGACGACCCGGAGGCCGCCGAGACCGCCTACCGGGCCGTGAAGCCGCTCGCCGAACGCACGCTGGGGATGCCCGCGCCGCACAACCCGCTGTGGCTCGACGCGGCCCGGCGCGGCCTGGCCGACGCGGAACTGCGCGAGGTGGCCGTCACGTGCTTCACGACCGCGCTGGACGCCCTGCCCCGGCTCGGCGCCGCGCCCGAGGTCACGGACGCCGTCACCGCCTACCTGGACCGCTATGTCGTCCTGGGCCGCTGCCCCGCCGACGACCTGCTCGACCGACAGCGCGGCACGGACGGTCGCGCCCACGGGAAGGACTTCCGCCCATGA
- a CDS encoding TIGR02452 family protein, with protein MSARLRGVARQTEQIVAAGVYRAPDGREVSIAAALRAAREGTRVYGPEPVPVPSVRVTRTLVEVTGESSLQAARRLSGGTAVLNFASARNPGGGYLNGAQAQEEALCRASALYTCLLGARAFYDHHRAHRDPFYTDRVIHSPAVPVFRDDRGGLLAEPCTVGFLTSAAPNAGVVLRTAPERVAELPRALAVRAERVLETAAAHGYRKLVLGAWGCGVFRNDPDRVAGAFRGLLGPGGRFSDTFEHVVFGVLDRTPGQVVRAAFEKTFQVQP; from the coding sequence GTGAGCGCGCGCCTGCGCGGTGTCGCGCGGCAGACCGAGCAGATCGTGGCGGCCGGGGTCTACCGGGCTCCCGACGGGCGCGAGGTGTCGATCGCGGCGGCGCTCCGGGCCGCGCGCGAGGGCACGCGCGTGTACGGGCCGGAACCGGTGCCGGTGCCCTCCGTCCGGGTGACGCGGACGCTGGTCGAGGTCACGGGCGAGAGCAGCCTGCAGGCCGCGCGACGGCTCAGCGGCGGCACGGCGGTGCTGAACTTCGCCTCCGCGCGCAATCCCGGCGGCGGCTACCTGAACGGCGCCCAGGCCCAGGAGGAGGCACTGTGCCGGGCTTCGGCGCTCTACACCTGCCTGCTCGGGGCCCGCGCCTTCTACGACCACCACCGCGCGCACCGCGACCCGTTCTACACCGACCGGGTCATCCACTCACCCGCCGTGCCCGTCTTCCGCGACGACCGGGGCGGCCTGCTGGCGGAGCCCTGCACCGTCGGTTTCCTCACCTCGGCCGCGCCCAACGCGGGCGTGGTGCTCCGTACGGCCCCCGAGCGGGTGGCCGAGCTGCCGAGGGCCCTCGCCGTCCGGGCCGAACGCGTCCTGGAGACGGCAGCGGCGCACGGCTACCGCAAGCTCGTCCTGGGTGCCTGGGGCTGCGGGGTGTTCCGCAACGATCCTGACCGGGTGGCGGGGGCCTTCCGGGGGCTGCTGGGGCCGGGCGGACGGTTCTCGGACACCTTCGAGCACGTGGTGTTCGGGGTGCTGGACCGCACGCCCGGCCAGGTGGTGCGGGCCGCCTTCGAGAAGACCTTTCAGGTCCAGCCGTAG
- a CDS encoding type II toxin-antitoxin system PemK/MazF family toxin: MTAFTDENVPGRHGPSATVQADPRRVGRVRTEYSPAHDGDPDPGEIVWTWVPFEENDGRGKDRPVLVVAREAGGTFLAVQLSSKRHDGDREWVPIGSGPWDRSGRESWVDVDRVLRLHEDGMRREACALDRMRFNLVRHRLRERYGWT, from the coding sequence GTGACCGCGTTTACCGACGAGAACGTCCCCGGCCGCCACGGCCCGTCCGCCACCGTCCAGGCCGACCCGCGCCGGGTGGGCCGGGTGCGCACCGAGTACTCACCCGCGCACGACGGCGACCCCGACCCCGGCGAGATCGTCTGGACGTGGGTGCCCTTCGAGGAGAACGACGGCCGGGGCAAGGACCGCCCGGTGCTCGTGGTCGCCCGCGAGGCCGGCGGCACGTTCCTGGCCGTGCAGCTGTCCAGCAAGCGGCACGACGGCGACCGGGAGTGGGTGCCGATCGGCAGCGGTCCGTGGGACCGGTCCGGCCGGGAGTCATGGGTCGACGTCGACCGGGTCCTGCGCCTGCACGAGGACGGTATGCGCCGGGAGGCCTGCGCCCTGGACCGCATGCGGTTCAACCTGGTCCGGCACCGCCTGCGGGAGCGCTACGGCTGGACCTGA
- a CDS encoding flotillin family protein, whose translation MPMVVGVVAGVAVAAVLVVIGLFKLMWRVAEPNEALIISGSKHRTEGLEEGMGLRIVTGRGTLVLPGVQAVRRLSLDLNETELHVDCVTHQGIPLKVRGVVIFKVGDDFVSIANAARRFLDQQRLMSERVHNVFAGHLRSIVGGLTVEDMIRDREKLTGQTRAACGTEMEKLGLIVDSLQIHEIEDPTGYIQNLAMPHAAAVQRDARIAQAEANRLATEAEQQSFARMAEATRDSEILQAGYQAERDKAAAKARQAGPLAEAGARQEVVVQETRVAELEAHRREQQLQADVRKPADAAAYEKRTLAEAERDARISAAEARAKETELAAAAEATRVKTAAGAEAEATTARGAAAARATRATGEAEAAAAQARGLAEAAAAKAKGLAEAEAIKARAAALAENQEAVVAQQLAENWPEIVKAGASAFGNVDNMVLLNGADGMADLFAKALTMGGTGLGLARQLLASMDRNGQAPQETSSPDGPAQKVPMDDR comes from the coding sequence GGTTCCAAGCACCGCACGGAGGGCCTCGAGGAGGGCATGGGACTCCGCATCGTCACCGGGCGGGGCACGCTCGTGCTGCCCGGTGTGCAGGCGGTGCGCAGGCTCTCGCTCGACCTGAACGAGACGGAACTCCACGTGGACTGCGTGACCCATCAGGGCATCCCGCTGAAGGTGCGGGGCGTGGTCATCTTCAAGGTGGGCGACGACTTCGTGTCGATCGCCAACGCGGCCCGCCGGTTCCTCGACCAGCAGAGGCTGATGTCGGAGCGGGTGCACAACGTCTTCGCCGGTCATCTGCGGTCCATCGTGGGCGGGTTGACGGTCGAGGACATGATCCGGGACCGGGAGAAGCTCACCGGGCAGACGCGGGCCGCGTGCGGCACGGAGATGGAGAAGCTGGGACTGATCGTGGACTCGCTGCAGATCCACGAGATCGAGGACCCGACCGGGTACATCCAGAACCTCGCCATGCCGCACGCGGCGGCCGTGCAGCGGGACGCGCGCATCGCACAGGCCGAGGCGAACCGGCTGGCCACCGAGGCGGAGCAGCAGTCGTTCGCGCGGATGGCGGAGGCGACGCGGGACAGCGAGATCCTCCAGGCCGGCTACCAGGCCGAGCGGGACAAGGCGGCCGCCAAGGCCCGGCAGGCCGGACCGCTCGCCGAGGCCGGTGCCCGGCAGGAGGTCGTCGTCCAGGAGACGCGGGTGGCGGAGCTGGAGGCGCACCGGCGCGAGCAGCAGCTCCAGGCGGACGTCCGCAAGCCCGCCGACGCCGCGGCCTACGAGAAGCGCACACTGGCGGAGGCCGAGCGCGACGCGCGGATCTCGGCGGCCGAGGCGCGGGCGAAGGAGACGGAACTCGCGGCGGCGGCCGAGGCGACCCGGGTCAAGACGGCCGCGGGCGCCGAGGCCGAGGCGACGACGGCTCGGGGTGCCGCGGCCGCGCGGGCCACCCGGGCGACCGGTGAGGCCGAGGCGGCCGCCGCGCAGGCCAGGGGGCTGGCCGAGGCCGCGGCGGCCAAGGCCAAGGGGCTCGCGGAGGCGGAGGCCATCAAGGCGCGGGCCGCCGCCCTCGCCGAGAACCAGGAGGCGGTCGTCGCCCAGCAACTCGCCGAGAACTGGCCGGAGATCGTGAAGGCCGGCGCGTCCGCCTTCGGCAACGTCGACAACATGGTGCTGCTGAACGGCGCCGACGGCATGGCGGACCTGTTCGCCAAGGCGCTCACCATGGGCGGCACGGGGCTGGGCCTCGCCCGTCAGCTGCTCGCGTCGATGGACCGGAACGGGCAGGCGCCGCAGGAGACCTCGTCGCCCGACGGGCCGGCCCAGAAGGTGCCGATGGACGACAGGTGA